In one Streptomyces sp. NBC_01241 genomic region, the following are encoded:
- the rpmH gene encoding 50S ribosomal protein L34, with product MSKRTFQPNNRRRAKTHGFRLRMRTRAGRAILASRRGKGRANLSA from the coding sequence GTGAGCAAGCGCACCTTCCAGCCGAACAACCGTCGTCGCGCGAAGACCCACGGCTTCCGGCTGCGGATGCGCACCCGTGCCGGCCGCGCGATTCTCGCGTCCCGCCGTGGCAAGGGTCGCGCCAACCTGTCCGCCTGA
- the rnpA gene encoding ribonuclease P protein component, protein MLPTENRLRRREDFATAVRRGRRAGRPLLVVHLRSGATDPHVTGESAPPPRAGFVVSKAVGGAVVRTAVKRRLRHLVRERLALLPPGSLVVVRALPGAGDADHEQLARDLDAALQRLLGGGAR, encoded by the coding sequence GTGCTGCCTACCGAGAATCGGCTGAGGCGGCGCGAGGACTTCGCGACCGCAGTACGTCGAGGACGCCGGGCCGGCCGCCCGCTACTCGTCGTTCATCTACGCAGCGGTGCAACGGACCCGCACGTGACTGGGGAGAGTGCTCCCCCGCCGCGTGCGGGTTTCGTTGTCAGCAAAGCTGTGGGTGGAGCGGTCGTACGCACAGCGGTGAAGCGCAGGCTTCGCCACTTGGTCCGCGAACGACTGGCCCTGCTGCCCCCCGGTAGCCTGGTTGTCGTACGAGCGTTGCCCGGAGCGGGTGACGCCGACCATGAACAGCTGGCCCGAGACCTGGATGCCGCTCTTCAGCGGCTGCTGGGAGGGGGCGCGCGATGA
- the yidD gene encoding membrane protein insertion efficiency factor YidD, with protein sequence MKYPLLALIKLYQWTISPLLGPVCRYYPSCSHYGYTAIDRHGAIKGTALTAWRILRCNPWSPGGVDHVPPRKRPRWHELLRTAIRGGKGGDSAADVPPGGSVSESPSPAAETSPNAQGA encoded by the coding sequence ATGAAGTACCCGCTGCTGGCTCTTATCAAGTTGTACCAGTGGACGATCAGCCCACTTCTCGGGCCTGTCTGCCGTTACTACCCGTCGTGTTCCCACTATGGATATACGGCGATCGACCGGCACGGAGCGATCAAGGGAACTGCGCTGACGGCCTGGCGCATCCTGCGGTGCAATCCGTGGTCACCCGGTGGCGTGGACCATGTTCCACCGCGCAAACGTCCGCGTTGGCACGAACTGCTGCGTACTGCCATACGCGGTGGCAAGGGCGGGGACTCCGCCGCTGATGTGCCTCCCGGGGGGTCGGTTTCCGAATCCCCGAGCCCGGCCGCAGAGACCTCGCCCAATGCTCAAGGAGCTTGA
- the yidC gene encoding membrane protein insertase YidC: MDTIASLFSFITWPVSWVIVQFHKLYGAIFGDDTGWAWGLSIVSLVVLIRICLIPLFVKQIKSTRNMQVLQPKMKAIQERYKSDKQRQSEEMMKLYKETGTNPLSSCLPILAQSPFFFALYHVLSAIASGKTIGVIDQPLLDSARKAHIFGAPLAAKFMDSASDVSALGASLLDVRVVTAVMIVMMSASQFFTQRQLMTKNVDLTVKTPYMQQQKMLMYIFPLIFAVMGINFPVGVLVYWLTTNVWTMGQQMYVINQNPTPGSKAQDQYLGRLLKSVTAHGEVRGRTKRNTVKRIVSKGPDRNDIERKFITGLAKLGLAAQEDGTVIKSDTAVAEAEGGAAQRRQQPKRQTKAQRQTAAQQAKEAGSAEPESKTSLDKRDASQDDDKPKPAGKPASGSSRQAKSGQRKGPQRPKHPSKK, from the coding sequence GTGGACACGATTGCCAGTCTGTTCAGCTTTATCACCTGGCCCGTTTCATGGGTCATCGTCCAGTTCCACAAGTTGTACGGAGCGATCTTCGGCGATGACACGGGCTGGGCCTGGGGCCTGTCCATCGTGTCCCTGGTGGTACTGATCCGGATCTGCCTGATCCCGCTTTTCGTTAAGCAGATCAAGTCGACCCGGAACATGCAGGTGCTCCAGCCGAAGATGAAGGCGATCCAGGAGCGCTACAAGAGCGACAAGCAGCGTCAGTCCGAAGAGATGATGAAGCTGTACAAGGAGACGGGCACCAACCCGCTCTCCTCGTGCCTTCCCATCCTGGCGCAGTCGCCGTTCTTCTTCGCCCTGTATCACGTGCTCTCGGCCATCGCCTCGGGCAAGACGATCGGTGTCATCGACCAGCCGCTGCTCGACAGCGCCCGTAAGGCACACATCTTCGGTGCTCCGCTCGCTGCCAAGTTCATGGACAGCGCGTCGGACGTCAGCGCTCTCGGTGCCTCTCTGCTCGATGTCCGGGTCGTCACCGCGGTCATGATCGTGATGATGTCGGCGTCGCAGTTCTTCACCCAGCGCCAGCTGATGACGAAGAACGTCGACCTGACGGTCAAGACGCCGTACATGCAGCAGCAGAAGATGCTGATGTACATCTTCCCGCTGATCTTCGCCGTCATGGGGATCAACTTCCCCGTCGGTGTCCTCGTCTACTGGCTGACCACCAACGTCTGGACCATGGGTCAGCAGATGTACGTGATCAACCAGAACCCGACCCCGGGCAGCAAGGCGCAGGACCAGTACCTGGGACGTCTGCTGAAGAGCGTCACCGCTCACGGTGAGGTGCGTGGCAGGACCAAGCGCAATACGGTCAAGCGGATCGTGTCCAAGGGTCCGGACCGTAACGACATCGAGCGGAAGTTCATCACGGGACTGGCCAAGCTGGGCCTCGCCGCCCAGGAAGACGGCACGGTGATCAAGAGCGACACGGCTGTTGCCGAGGCCGAGGGCGGAGCCGCGCAGCGGCGTCAGCAGCCCAAGCGGCAGACCAAGGCCCAGCGCCAGACCGCCGCCCAGCAGGCCAAGGAGGCCGGTTCTGCCGAGCCGGAGTCCAAGACCTCCCTGGACAAGCGGGACGCATCACAGGACGACGACAAGCCCAAGCCGGCGGGCAAGCCCGCGTCCGGCTCCTCACGCCAAGCCAAGTCCGGACAGCGCAAGGGTCCGCAGCGGCCCAAGCACCCGTCCAAGAAGTAA